The DNA segment TGCGGTAACCGTCGGCCGCCAGCTCCCGCTGCGCCCGGGGCCGGATTCCGTAGAGCATCTGGAACTCGAACCGGTCCCGGGGGACGCGCAGCTCGTCCGCAAAGCGCTTGGCGGCCGCAATCATCCGGTCGTCGTGGGTGGCGACGGCCAGATGGTTCCCCGACGCCATGTAGGCGCGCATGAGCTCCTCGAAGCTGGCGTCGACGTCTTTCTTGTCGGGGAAGGCGACCTCGGGGGGCTCCAGGTACGCCCCCTTGCAGAGCCGCACGCTGGCGCCCATGGCCGCCAGGTCCCGCATGTCGCCGGCGCTGCGACGCAGGTAGGCCTGGATGACGATACCCACGTTCTCGTGGCGCTCCCGGAGCGCGCGGAAGAGGTCCAGGGTCGCCTGGGTGTGGTGGGAGTCCTCCATGTCGATGCGGACGAAGTTGCCGTGCCGGCCCGCGGTCTCCACCACCCGGCCCACCAGCTCCAGGGCCAGCTTCGGGTCCAGGTCAAGCCCGAGCTGCGATGCCTTGAGGGAGACGTTGGTATCCAGCCCGCGGCGGGCGATCTCTTCCACCAGGCTGCAGTACGTCTCACAGGCGGCCTCGGCCTGGGGCGCGTCCTGAACGCTCTCGCCCAGGTAGTCGAGGGTCCCCCTGATGCCCACCCGGTTCAGGCCGGCGATGGCCGTCATGGCCTCGTCGAGCCTCTCACCGGCCACGAAGCGCCGCGCCCCCAGGCGCATGCCGTACCTCGTCACGGTGCGGCTGACCCATGGGTGGCCCGTAAGCCCCAACACCAGACCCCGTGTGCGGTTCATCGCCGTCACCACGTCCCCACCCCCCTGGATCGGTGCACACCCCGCGGGGGGTCCTCGCGCCAGGGTGCGGCCGGGCCGCACCCCTAGTGGATGAACTCCCTCAGGTCGTAGCGGGTGATCCGAGGCGCCGCCCCGGAGGCGAAGCAGAACCGCCTGCGGATCGCCCCGATCTCCACCTCTATTGCTTCGGCGGAGAGCGGGGTCACCCCTTCTGAGCGGGCCTTCCGCTCCCACGCCCCACCCTGCCCGGCCACCAGGGGGGAGAAGAAGACGGCGTCGCGGGGCCCCAGATCCATCTCGTTCACCCGCTCCGCGCTCTGGACCACGTGGTCTTCCTGCAGTTCCCTGCCGCCCGCGCCGGCCAGGAGGATCACGCCCACCCCGATGCCCGCCTCCCGGAAGGACCGGACCGCGTCCACCACGTCCCGGGCGGTGCCGGGCTTCTCCAGGAACCGGAGCACCCGGTCGCTCCCGCTTTCCATGCCGATGTAGACGCGCCGGAGTCCCCGGGAGGCGAGCCGCTTCAGGGTCGCCGGATCCTTCCGCCGGGTGTTGAAGGCGTCCATGAAGGTGTAGACGCCCTCCACCCGGAGCCGTCCCCGGGTGTCCCGCCGGGGCTGGCCGAAGGCCGCCGCGGGATCGATGGCGAACCGGCGCTCCAGCACCTCCCACAGGGCCTCCAGCCGGGCGGGTGAGAGGACCAGGGCGTTCGCGTCCCCCAGGAAGAGCTTCAGGTGCCGCTCCAGGTCGCGGCCGTAGAGGGCCTCCAGCCCATCGATCTGTCGCTCCACCTCCGCGGGCGCCAGGGGGCGGAAGGGGACGCCGTGGTAGAAGGTGCAGAACGAGCAGCGGTTGTAGGTGCACCCCAGGGTGGCCTGCACCACGATGGCGTTGTAGAGGTCCGGGGGAAGGATGGGGATCCGCCCGTAGACCTGGGCGTGGCGCCCCGCCTCGGCCTCGAGCCGGTCGGGGGTCCAGGCCGCAGCCCGCTCCAGCCACCGGCGGGCGGAGGGCGGGAGGCCGGCCGAGGACCCGGCTGCGGCAGCCGAGGCCAGCCATCCGTGGATCCACCCGTGGAGCTCTCGCCGCTCCTGGGCCCCCAGGAGCCGCGGGCGCCAGCGGGAGCCCAGCCGCTCCTTCACCAGCACCCGGCTGTCCAGGCCGCGCTTGGCGTAGGTGCCGGCCGTCTGATGGCGCAGCCACCGCCCTTCCGCGTCCAGGCTGAGCTGCGCGAAGGGGTCGCCCCCGGACGGGCGCAGGAGGAGGGTGTGGTCTTTTACCACGGCTTCCACGGACGCCGGCGCGGCGGGTTCGGTCAGCTTGAAAACCTCCACAGTGTGGGGTAATCTTGGACTTGCGCCTGGATGAAACCGCAGTCCACGTTCATTATAGGGCTCGCGGGCGGACCTGCAAGGGCGGCCGGAGCCCCCGTGGGCGGCCCGGGCCCGGCCCGATCCCGGAGGTTCAAGGAGGCCGGCGGGTGCACGAGTTCCTCGCCTTGCGAACCTTTTTCAAGCGGTACTGGCACCGGTACGCCCTCGGCATCCTCTGGCTGCTGGCGGTCGACCTGCTCCAGCTGGTCACGCCCAGGCTGCTGGGCCTCTTTGCGGACGCCTACGAGCAGGGCCACCTGACCCTGGACAAGGCGGCACGCTACGCGGGCCTGATCCTGGGCGTCGCCGTCCTGATCGCCATCGGCCGCTACTTCTGGCGGATGTACATCATGGGGACGGCCCGCCTCCTGGACTACACCTTGCGCCAGCAGCTCTTCGAGCACCTGCAGGGCCTCTCGCCCAGCTTCTTCGACCGGCACAAGACCGGGGACCTGATGGCCCACGCGACCAACGACGTGTCCGCGGTCCGCATGGCGATGGGGCCGGGCATCGTCATGGCGGCCGACTCCCTCTTCCTCACGGTGGCCACGGTGATCTCCATGGTCCTGGTGGCCGACTGGCGCCTGACGCTCCTGGCCCTTCTCCCCCTCCCCTTCCTGGCCTGGGCGGTGGCCCACTTCGGCGGCCAGATCCACCGCCGCTTCCGCCGGGTGCAGGAGGCTTTCTCGGCGCTGACCGACCACGTGCAGGAGAACCTGGCGGGCATTCGCGTCGTCCGCTCCTTCGCCCAGGAGGAGGCGGAGGAGGCCAAGTTCACCGAGGCCAACCGGGCCTACGTTCGCACCAACATGCACCTGGTGCGGGTCTGGGCACTCTTCCAGCCCCTGGTGCAGTTCGTCTCGGGGCTGGGCTTCGTGGTGGTGCTGGGGTACGGTGGGACCCTGGTTCTGCGCGGCCACATCTCCCTCGGCGACTTCGTCGCCTTCAACAGCTACCTGGGCATGCTCACGTGGCCCGTGATGGCCCTGGGCTTCGTCATCAACCACCTCCAGAGGGGTGCGGCCTCCATGGGGCGGCTGAACGTGATCTTCGCCCAGCGCTCCGAGGTCCAGGAGGCGAAACGCCCTCTGGACGTGGCACGGCTCCGGGGCTCGATCGAGGTCCGCCACCTCACCTTCACCTACCCGGGCAGCCCCTCGCCCGCGCTGCGGGACGTGAGCTTCCGGCTGGAGCCGGGGCAGACCCTGGCCCTGGTGGGCCGGACCGGTTCGGGCAAGAGCACCCTGGCCCAGATCCTGTTGCGGCTCTACGACCCGCCCCGGGGCACCGTCTTCCTGGACGGGCACGACATCCTGGACCTGCCGCTCGCCAGGGTGCGCGAGGCGATCGGCTACGTCTCCCAGGAGAGCTTCCTCTTCTCCACCAGCGTGGCCGCCAACATCGGCTTCGCCCTCGAAGAGCCCCCGCCAGGGCGGATCGAGGAGGCATCCCGCATCGCCTGCATCGACGAAGAGGTCGCCGCGCTGCCCCATGGGTACGCCACCGAGGTGGGCGAGCGGGGCGTCACCCTCTCCGGCGGCCAGCGGCAGCGGGTGGCCATCGCCCGGGCGGTGGCCAAGGATCCCACCATCCTCATCCTGGATGACGCGCTCTCGGCGGTGGACACCCAGACCGAGGACCGGATCTTGTCCGGGCTGCGCGACGTCATCCGGAGCCGCACCACGATCCTCATCGCCCACCGTATCTCCACGGTCCAGCAGGCGGACCAGATCCTGATCCTGGACGAAGGCCGGGTGGCGGAGCGGGGGACCCACCTCCAGCTCGTGGCCCGCGGGGGGCTCTACGCCTGGATCCATCAGCGCCAGCTCCTGGAGCAGAGCCTGGCGGAGGAGGCCTGAGGGTGGCCGACTTCCACGACGAAGAGGTCCTGGGCAAGGCGTACGACGGCCGGCTCATGCGACGGTTGCTGCGCTACGCGCGGCCGTACGCGGGCTGGATCGTCCTCAGCATCGGGCTGCTCCTGCTGATCACCGCCGCGGACCTGGCCCGGCCGTACCTGGTCAAGCTCGCCATCGACGACCACCTCTCCACGGTCACCACGGGGCTCCAGGCCGGCCAGAGCCTGGCGCGCCCGGAGGGCGCCGAGCTGGAGGGCCACCTGCGGGCCGTGGTCGTGCTGGCTCTGATCCTGCTGGTGCTGCAGGCCCTGGCCTTCGGGCTCCTTTACGTGCAGTTCTACCTCCTGCAGTGGACCGGGCAGCGGATCATCTTCGACCTGCGGCAGCAGATCTTCCGCCACCTTCAGGGGCGTCCTCTGGCCTTCTTCGACCGGACGCCCATCGGGCGGCTGGTCACCCGGGTGACCAACGACACCGAGCAGCTGAACGAGATGTACACCAACGTGGTGGTCAACCTCTTCCAGGACGTCTTCATCCTGGCCGGCATCGTGCTGGTGATGGTCCACCTCCATCCCCGCCTCGCCCTGGTGAGCATGGCGGTCCTGCCCCTGATCGCAGCGGCCTCGGTGATCTTCCGGGTCAAGGCCCGTTCGGCCTACCGGGACGTGCGCACCCGCCTGGCCCGCATCAACGCCTTCTTCGCGGAGAACCTGGCGGGTATGAAGACGGTCCAGGCCTTCCACCAGGAAGCCCGCCAGGCCCGGGCCTTCGAGGCGGTCAACCGGGGGTACTACGATGCGAGCATGCGGGAGCTCACCTACTTCGCGGTCTTCCGTCCGCTGATGGACCTGGCCTCCTCGCTGGGGCTCGCGATCCTCCTCTGGTACGGCGGCGTGCGGGTCCTGGCGGGCGACCTCTCCTTCGGGGTCCTCTACGCCTTCGTCAACTACCTGCAGCAGTTCTTCCGGCCTATCAACGACCTGACCGAGAAGTACAACATCATGCAGGCGGCCATGGCCTCCTCGGAGCGAATCTTCCAGCTCCTGGACCACCGCGAGGAGATCCCCGAGCCCAGCCGCCCGCGCCACGTCCGGCCCATCCGGGGCGCCATCGACTTCGAGCACGTCTTCTTCGCGTACCGGGACGAGGAATGGGTCCTCCAGGACGTCAGCTTCCACGCGGAGCCGGGCCAGACCATCGCCCTGGTGGGCCACACGGGCGCGGGCAAGAGCTCGATCATCAACCTTCTGTGCCGCTTCTACGACGTCCAGCGGGGGCGGATCCTCGTGGACGGCGTGGACGTCCGGGAGATCCCCCAGGCGGAGCTCCGCTCCCAGATCGGCGTGGTGCTCCAGGACGTCTTCCTCTTCTCCGGCAGCGTCGCGGACAACATCCGGCTGAGCCACCCGCTCTCGGACGAGGAGGTCCGCCGGGCGGCGGCCGCCGTCCACGCCGACCGCTGGATCGAGGCGCTTCCCCGGGGCTATCAGGAGCCGGTGAGCGAGAGGGGCTCCACCTTCTCGGCCGGCCAGCGGCAGCTGCTGGCCTTCGCCCGCGCCCTGGCGGCGGATCCCCGCATCCTGGTTCTGGACGAGGCCACGGCCAGCATCGACACCGAGACCGAGCAGGTGGTGCAGCAGGCCCTCCGTACCCTCATGGCCGGCCGGACGACCCTGGTGGTAGCCCACCGCCTCTCCACCATCCAGCGGGCGGACCAGATCCTGGTGCTCCACCGGGGCCGCATCCGGGAGGCCGGGACCCACCAGGAGCTGCTGGCCCGCGGCGGTCTCTACTGGCGGCTCTACCAGCTCCAGTACCGCGAGCAGCTGGGCGCGGGCGGCCTTACGGGCGAGCCAGGCGCCGGGGACGGCGCCCAGCGTGCGGATACGGCGGGGCGGTGAGGCTACGCTCCGCGTTGGGAACCTGCACCTACCACGTGCCGCCGTCGGTCCGTGTACCCTGGTAACAGAGTGGAGGCACACCGCGCCGCGAAGGGGGGAGAAGGAATGAACCAGATCGAGACCTGGCGCTGCTGGTCCGAGCCCGGATACTTCCGCAGGGTCTGGAGCGACCTGGCTCTCCAGAAGCACCGGGAGAAGGGAACGCGCTCGGCCTCGTACCAGGTGAAGCGGGCCGAGCCCGTCGAAGCGGGTAAGGACTGACGGCTCCCAGAGCGTTCCGGGCGACACCAGGCCGCCGCGCGGTTCTTCGTCGCAGGTCTCGGCGATATCCTTCCCCAGAGGCTCTGCCGTGGCGGGAAGGAGCGTTCGGAGCTGCGTTCGTCCTTGCTCAGGGGGGCCATCTGGCTGGGGGCCGCCGGCCTCTTCGCACGGGGGCTGGGCGCCGTCTACCGGGTGGTGCTCGTCCGGCTGGTGGGGGCGGAGGCCATAGGCCTCTTCCAGATGGCCTTCCCTGTCTTCCGCCTGGCCCTCCACCTGGCCACTCTGGGGTTGCCTGCCCCGGTTGCGCAGATGACCTCCGACGCCTTGGGCCGCTCCCGCGCCTTGCAGTCCCGCCAGGTGGAGCGGGCCGGGCTGGCGCTGGCCGCCCTGGCCACCCTGGCCGTCGCCCTGGGCCTCTCTCTCCTCACCCCGTGGATCAGCCAGCGTTTGCTCACCGACGGCCGCAGCGTCCTGGCGGTGCGAGCCCTCCCCCTCTGGCTGGCTCCCGCCGCGCTGGCCATGCTCCTCCGGGCCGCGGCCCAGGGGCGGCAGCTCATGGCGGACCTGGCGCTGGCCCAGTCGGTGGAGCAGGTAGCCCGGGTGGGGGCGGTGCTGGGGCTGGCCCTGCTGGCCCTCCCGCGGGGGCAGGCGGCAGTGGCGGCGGCCATCGTGCTGGGCTCGGCCCTGGGCGAGGCGGCGAGCCTCTTCTTCCTGGCCGCGCGCTTGGGGGTCTTGCCCGGACGGCGAACCCTGAGCCGGATTGGGCTGCACCCCTCCCGGACACCGGGCCGCGTCTGGGTGATGCTCCTCGACCAGGTTCCGGTGGGCCGGGCACTCCTCCACCTCGCGGCGCCGCTTCTCCTGCTCCAGCTGGTGAACAACCTCACGGCGACCGTGAACGCGGTGCTGATCCCCCGCCGCCTGGCAGTGGCGGGTCTGGCGCCGGCCCAGGCGACCACGCTCTATGGGGAGCTGATGGGCATGGCCCTGCCGCTCCTCTACCTCCCCATGGTGGTCGTCTGGCCCATCACCCAGGTGCTCATGCCCGATCTGGCCGCCCAAGCCGCCCGGGGCCGGTGGGGTACCATCCGCCACCGCCTGGGGCGGGCTCTGGCGCTCGCGGCCGCGGTAGGCCTGGGGAGCATGGCCCTCTTCCTCTGGCAGCCGGCGCGGATCTCGGAGCTTCTTTACGGGGCGCCGCACGTCGCAGACCAGGTGCGGATCCTGGCTCTCTCGGCGCCCTTCGCCTACGTGAACCACACCCTCACGGCGGCGCTCCTGGGGCTGGGCGACACCCGCACCCCCCTGGCCACCTTCCTGGCGGCCAGCGCCCTCCGGCTTGCGCTGATTCACGCCCTGGTGGCCAGGCCCAGCCTGGCCATCCTGGGCGCCGCCTGGGCCCTGGTGGCGGACGAGGTCCTCTCCGCGCTGTTGAACGGGCGCGGGCTCCTGCGCCGCCTCTCCGTACCTTGAGCTAGGTCCGGGCGGAGGCCACCCACTCCCGGGCGAAGCGCATCTCCTGGCCGTACTCGGCCTCATCGGCCACGGGCGTCTCCAGGATGAAGGGGATCTCCTGGAAGAGCGGCTCCGCGAGGAACCGGGTGAGGTTCTCTTTGCCGATCGCGCCCTGGCCGAGCTTGGCGTGGCGGTCGCGGTGGCTTCCTGCCTCGAAGCGGCTGTCGTTCAGGTGGAAGAGCCCCACCGAGTCCAGGAAGCCGTCGCGCTGGATCTCCTCCAGGAATCGGTCCCAGTGCCGGAAGTCGAGGACGCCGGCGGCGAACGCGTGGCAGGTGTCGACGCAGTAGCCCGCCCGCTCGGGCTCCGCCAGGCGCGAGCGGATCTCGGCCAGCTCCTGGAACCGGGTGCCCAGCTCGGTTCCCTGGCCCGCGGTGTTCTCGAGCAAGAGCTTCGCCGGACCCCCGTAGTGCTCGTGGATGCGGTCCAGGAGCTCCACCATGCGCCGGATGCCCGCCTCTTCGCCCTGGCCCATGTGCCGCCCGCAGTGCACGACGACGTAGGGGCTCCCGTAGGCCTCGGCGATCTCCAGGTCGTTGGCGATGGACGCGACGGTGATGCCCGCCAGCTCCTCGTCGGGGGTGGAGAGGTTGGTGACGTAGGGCGAGTGGGCCACGGAGAGGAAACCCTCCTCCCGAGCGGCACGCGAGGCGCGCTCGCATGCCTCCCGGTCCACCGCCTTCAGGCGAAAGCTGCGCGGGTTCTTGGGGAAGTACTGGAGGTTCTCCGCCCCCAGCTCGTGCGCCCGCTCCACCGCCTTGTCGAACCCCCTGCCCACGCTCAGGTGACAGCCCAGGTGCAATCAGCCACGTCCTTCCTGTCGACGCGTCCCGCCGCTACTCGACGGTGACGCTCTTGGCGAGGTTGCGGGGCTTGTCGACGTCCAGGCCCCTCCCCTTGGCCACCGCGTAGGCCAGGAGCTGGAGCGGCACTACGGCCAGCACAGGCCTCAGGAGCGGGTCCACGCCCTGCGGCAGGACGACGCTCATGAAGGCCAGCTCGGTGACGCCCTCGGCCTCGGGTCCCACCACGACCAGGACCTCGGCGCCGCGCGAGCGGGTCTCCTGCAGGTTCCCTGCCATCTTCACGGCCAGGTCCGGCTGGGTGGCCAGGCCCACCACCGGCACGCCCTCGGTGATGAGGGAGAGGGTGCCGTGCTTCAGCTCCCCGCCCGCCAGGGCTTCGGCGTGGAGGTAGGAGATCTCCTTCAGCTTCAGCTGGCCTTCCATGGCGACGGCCAGGTCCCGCCCCCGCCCGATGAAGAAGAGGTCGCGCCGGTCGCGCCAGCGGGTGGCCAGCTCCTGCATGCGGGCCTCCTGGACGGCCAGCATGGCGGCCACCTGCTCGGGCAGTAAGCGCAGCCCCTCCAGGATCCCGCCCGATCGTTCCGGGCGGAGGACGCCCCGGGCCTGACCGAGTCGCAGGGCCAGGAGGAGCCCCGCCACCACCTGGGCGGTGAAGGCCTTGGTGGAGGCGACGGCGATCTCGTCACCTGCCCGCAGGGGCAGCACCTGGTCCGCCTCCCGGCCGATGGTGCTGCCCTCCACGTTCACCACGGCGACCGTGGGCGCCCCGAGCCTCTGCGCCTCCCTCAGGGCGCCCAGGGTGTCGGCGGTCTCACCGGACTGGCTGATCACCACCACCAGGCTGCGGGGACCGACGCGGGGCTGGCCGTAGCGGAACTCACTGGCCAACTCGGCCCGGGAGGGAAGGTCCGCGAGCTCATCGGTGTAGCTTGCGGCCAGCCGGGCCGCATGGTAGGCGGTGCCGCACGCGACGAACCAGACCTCGTCGACGTTCGTGGGGAGCTCGGGCAGCCACCGGAGGCCGGCGACCTGCGCTTCGGAGGTGCCACGACCGTTCGGCAGGGTCCTGGATCCGTTCCGGGCTCCCCGGCCGAGGGGGGCCCTGCCCGGCGCCCCGGGCCCGCGCAGCGGCTCCAGGAGCCTCCCGAGCGCCTCGGGCTGCTCGTGGATCTCCTTGAGCATGTAGTCGTCGAAGGCGCCCTTCAGGCTTCGTTCCGCCTGCCACTCGACGCGGAAGATGGGCCGTTCCACGCCCCGCCCGTCCAGGGTGCGCACCCGTACCCGATCCGGGTGGATGGAGGCCACCTCGCCGTCCTCCAGAACGAGCATGTTCCCGGTGAAGGTGCTCAGGGTGGGGATATCGCTGGCCACCCAATTCTCGCCCTTCCCCAGGCCCACCACCAGGGGGCTCTCGTGCCGGGCCGCCACCACCGCGTCCGGATCGTGGGCGGCCACCACCGCCACCGCGTACGAGCCTTCCACCCGCTGGAGCGCGGCCCGCACCGCCTCCTCCAGGTCGCCTTCGAAGGCGTGCTCCACCAGGTGGGCCAGCACCTCGGTGTCCGTCTCGGAGCGGAAGCGGTGCCCCTCGGATTCCAGCCAGCGGCGCAACTCTCCGTGGTTCTCCAGGATCCCGTTGTGGACCACGGCGATCCGCTGGTAGCAGTCCAGGTGCGGGTGGGCGTTCCGCTCGCTGGGCTCCCCGTGCGTGGCCCAGCGGGTGTGGCCGATCCCCGCCAGCCCGCCGGCCGGGCCTTCCACCGCGACCCGCTCCTTCAGCCGTTCCACCCTCCCCACGACCTTGACGGCCCGGACCACGCCGCCGTCGAGGATGGCCAGGCCAGCCGAGTCGTACCCCCGGTACTCGAGGCGCTCCAGCCCTCGCAGCAGGACCTCGGCTGTAGGCCGGGGCCCCGTGTACCCGATGATGCCGCACATGGCGCCACACTCCTCGTCGTCTCCCTTGTCGCGCTCCCCGCTTGCCCGCCTGCACCGGACCCTGCCCCGGCGTGGCAGCCTGGGGAGGAAAACAAAAAGGCGCGTCCGTCACGGACCGCGCCAGCGGCCACCTGGAGACAGGCAGCCACACCTCCCGGCGCATCTCAAGGACGCGCCGCTCCTGGCTTGTCTTGCCCCTGTGGGCACGGAACCGCCAGCCTCCCCACCGGAAGGCTGGACCACCAAGGCCCCCTTTGTCCCGCCGGTCGCCCGGCGGCTTTGAGGGACCCCTTACGACCGTGGCCGGCCGAGTGGCACCCGCCGAATGCTTCGATGAACCACTGCCTCGTCCACTCGCCGCCTTCGGGCGCGGCGAGTGCAGGCGCTGCTTTTCGGTTGTGGCGAAGTCCGGCTCCTGGCCGGATCAGCTTCCGCCCGACGCTCGCCCCCTTCGCGCGGGGTACCTGGAAACGGCGCCCAGCCCCACGGTTCCCTCCTTCGCCCCGGGCGGGCGTTCTCCTTCCCGGGCGCGGGAGACCTTCGCAGGCCGCCCTCATTCTATTCGGCGGGCAGGTGAAGGTTCAAGAGCCTTCCGGTTCCAGGACGGGGAGGGGGTCGGGCAGGCGGTCGTCGGGATCGGGGGGGTCTTCGTGGTCGGGGCCGGTGTAGACGTCGAACTCGTGCACGCCCACCACCGCCGGGTCCGGGAGGGGTCCCAGGAGCGGCACGTCCCGCCACTCTCTGAGGATCTCCCCGTGATCTTCCTCCCATCCCGCCAGGTAGACGGCGGCCTGGCGAGCCAGGAGGGCCCGCTCTCCGTCCAGCGAGCGCCCCGCGGCCGCCAGCGCCTCCAGGGAGGCAGGCCCTCCCAGGCGCACGAGCCCTCTCACCGCCGCCTGGAAGAGCGGCCCCTCGGATCCCGGCAGGAGCTCCCCGAGGGCAAGCCAGCTCTCGGGCAGGGGGATGCGGCTCACCACGCCGGCGGCGGCGATCCGGGCCCCTTCGTCAGCCCGGCGGAGCCAGGGGGAGACCCTCACCAGGGCGGCGGGCCCGAAGCGGGCTGTGGCCGCCTGAGCCGCCTCAGCCAGGGGGGGATAGGTCGTAAGCGCCAGGAGGCGATCCAGGTCCTGGGCTTCCCCCACCTCCCCCAGGACCTCCAGCGCCCAGGCGTGCCCGTGGAGCACCAGGGAGTCCTCCAGGAAGGCCCTGAGCGCGGGAAGGGCTTCCTTCCCCAGGCGCTTCAGGCGTACCAGGAGGGCGTAGGGGGCGCGCTCCTGGTCCGCGTCGAGCTGCCAGACCTTCCGGCCTTCCTCGGTCGCACCCTCCGCCGGGTCCCGCCCGGACCA comes from the Limnochorda pilosa genome and includes:
- a CDS encoding ABC transporter ATP-binding protein; translation: MRRLLRYARPYAGWIVLSIGLLLLITAADLARPYLVKLAIDDHLSTVTTGLQAGQSLARPEGAELEGHLRAVVVLALILLVLQALAFGLLYVQFYLLQWTGQRIIFDLRQQIFRHLQGRPLAFFDRTPIGRLVTRVTNDTEQLNEMYTNVVVNLFQDVFILAGIVLVMVHLHPRLALVSMAVLPLIAAASVIFRVKARSAYRDVRTRLARINAFFAENLAGMKTVQAFHQEARQARAFEAVNRGYYDASMRELTYFAVFRPLMDLASSLGLAILLWYGGVRVLAGDLSFGVLYAFVNYLQQFFRPINDLTEKYNIMQAAMASSERIFQLLDHREEIPEPSRPRHVRPIRGAIDFEHVFFAYRDEEWVLQDVSFHAEPGQTIALVGHTGAGKSSIINLLCRFYDVQRGRILVDGVDVREIPQAELRSQIGVVLQDVFLFSGSVADNIRLSHPLSDEEVRRAAAAVHADRWIEALPRGYQEPVSERGSTFSAGQRQLLAFARALAADPRILVLDEATASIDTETEQVVQQALRTLMAGRTTLVVAHRLSTIQRADQILVLHRGRIREAGTHQELLARGGLYWRLYQLQYREQLGAGGLTGEPGAGDGAQRADTAGR
- a CDS encoding proline dehydrogenase family protein — translated: MVTAMNRTRGLVLGLTGHPWVSRTVTRYGMRLGARRFVAGERLDEAMTAIAGLNRVGIRGTLDYLGESVQDAPQAEAACETYCSLVEEIARRGLDTNVSLKASQLGLDLDPKLALELVGRVVETAGRHGNFVRIDMEDSHHTQATLDLFRALRERHENVGIVIQAYLRRSAGDMRDLAAMGASVRLCKGAYLEPPEVAFPDKKDVDASFEELMRAYMASGNHLAVATHDDRMIAAAKRFADELRVPRDRFEFQMLYGIRPRAQRELAADGYRMRVYVPYGTEWYPYFSRRLAERPANILFVLANLFRR
- a CDS encoding oligosaccharide flippase family protein encodes the protein MLRGAIWLGAAGLFARGLGAVYRVVLVRLVGAEAIGLFQMAFPVFRLALHLATLGLPAPVAQMTSDALGRSRALQSRQVERAGLALAALATLAVALGLSLLTPWISQRLLTDGRSVLAVRALPLWLAPAALAMLLRAAAQGRQLMADLALAQSVEQVARVGAVLGLALLALPRGQAAVAAAIVLGSALGEAASLFFLAARLGVLPGRRTLSRIGLHPSRTPGRVWVMLLDQVPVGRALLHLAAPLLLLQLVNNLTATVNAVLIPRRLAVAGLAPAQATTLYGELMGMALPLLYLPMVVVWPITQVLMPDLAAQAARGRWGTIRHRLGRALALAAAVGLGSMALFLWQPARISELLYGAPHVADQVRILALSAPFAYVNHTLTAALLGLGDTRTPLATFLAASALRLALIHALVARPSLAILGAAWALVADEVLSALLNGRGLLRRLSVP
- a CDS encoding radical SAM protein, which translates into the protein MEVFKLTEPAAPASVEAVVKDHTLLLRPSGGDPFAQLSLDAEGRWLRHQTAGTYAKRGLDSRVLVKERLGSRWRPRLLGAQERRELHGWIHGWLASAAAAGSSAGLPPSARRWLERAAAWTPDRLEAEAGRHAQVYGRIPILPPDLYNAIVVQATLGCTYNRCSFCTFYHGVPFRPLAPAEVERQIDGLEALYGRDLERHLKLFLGDANALVLSPARLEALWEVLERRFAIDPAAAFGQPRRDTRGRLRVEGVYTFMDAFNTRRKDPATLKRLASRGLRRVYIGMESGSDRVLRFLEKPGTARDVVDAVRSFREAGIGVGVILLAGAGGRELQEDHVVQSAERVNEMDLGPRDAVFFSPLVAGQGGAWERKARSEGVTPLSAEAIEVEIGAIRRRFCFASGAAPRITRYDLREFIH
- a CDS encoding ABC transporter ATP-binding protein, with protein sequence MHEFLALRTFFKRYWHRYALGILWLLAVDLLQLVTPRLLGLFADAYEQGHLTLDKAARYAGLILGVAVLIAIGRYFWRMYIMGTARLLDYTLRQQLFEHLQGLSPSFFDRHKTGDLMAHATNDVSAVRMAMGPGIVMAADSLFLTVATVISMVLVADWRLTLLALLPLPFLAWAVAHFGGQIHRRFRRVQEAFSALTDHVQENLAGIRVVRSFAQEEAEEAKFTEANRAYVRTNMHLVRVWALFQPLVQFVSGLGFVVVLGYGGTLVLRGHISLGDFVAFNSYLGMLTWPVMALGFVINHLQRGAASMGRLNVIFAQRSEVQEAKRPLDVARLRGSIEVRHLTFTYPGSPSPALRDVSFRLEPGQTLALVGRTGSGKSTLAQILLRLYDPPRGTVFLDGHDILDLPLARVREAIGYVSQESFLFSTSVAANIGFALEEPPPGRIEEASRIACIDEEVAALPHGYATEVGERGVTLSGGQRQRVAIARAVAKDPTILILDDALSAVDTQTEDRILSGLRDVIRSRTTILIAHRISTVQQADQILILDEGRVAERGTHLQLVARGGLYAWIHQRQLLEQSLAEEA
- the glmS gene encoding glutamine--fructose-6-phosphate transaminase (isomerizing); translation: MCGIIGYTGPRPTAEVLLRGLERLEYRGYDSAGLAILDGGVVRAVKVVGRVERLKERVAVEGPAGGLAGIGHTRWATHGEPSERNAHPHLDCYQRIAVVHNGILENHGELRRWLESEGHRFRSETDTEVLAHLVEHAFEGDLEEAVRAALQRVEGSYAVAVVAAHDPDAVVAARHESPLVVGLGKGENWVASDIPTLSTFTGNMLVLEDGEVASIHPDRVRVRTLDGRGVERPIFRVEWQAERSLKGAFDDYMLKEIHEQPEALGRLLEPLRGPGAPGRAPLGRGARNGSRTLPNGRGTSEAQVAGLRWLPELPTNVDEVWFVACGTAYHAARLAASYTDELADLPSRAELASEFRYGQPRVGPRSLVVVISQSGETADTLGALREAQRLGAPTVAVVNVEGSTIGREADQVLPLRAGDEIAVASTKAFTAQVVAGLLLALRLGQARGVLRPERSGGILEGLRLLPEQVAAMLAVQEARMQELATRWRDRRDLFFIGRGRDLAVAMEGQLKLKEISYLHAEALAGGELKHGTLSLITEGVPVVGLATQPDLAVKMAGNLQETRSRGAEVLVVVGPEAEGVTELAFMSVVLPQGVDPLLRPVLAVVPLQLLAYAVAKGRGLDVDKPRNLAKSVTVE
- a CDS encoding deoxyribonuclease IV, producing MHLGCHLSVGRGFDKAVERAHELGAENLQYFPKNPRSFRLKAVDREACERASRAAREEGFLSVAHSPYVTNLSTPDEELAGITVASIANDLEIAEAYGSPYVVVHCGRHMGQGEEAGIRRMVELLDRIHEHYGGPAKLLLENTAGQGTELGTRFQELAEIRSRLAEPERAGYCVDTCHAFAAGVLDFRHWDRFLEEIQRDGFLDSVGLFHLNDSRFEAGSHRDRHAKLGQGAIGKENLTRFLAEPLFQEIPFILETPVADEAEYGQEMRFAREWVASART